The genomic region TGACAGTTAAAGGGTAGCGCTTAGGATGAGCTAAAACCAGCTCAACTCCCTGACCTGAAAGAGCCACTAAAACATCTTCTAGTTCCGGCCAAACATCACGCAACTGGCCTAACTTTTTATTACCAAGGTAACGATCAAACGCTTTATTAGTATCTTTTACAAAACCCTTTTCTACCAACAAAGTGGCAAAATGTGGTCGTCCAAGCTGACTCTCTCCCGCCAAAGCAACCGCTTCATCATATAAATCAGGTAGCCCCTGTTTAACCAATAAGTCGGCTATCCGTCTGGCTCGGTCAAGACGAATCGCCTGATTTTCATTCACAATAGACAGCAAGGCTACGTTATCTAAGGAAAAATCCAAAGCAACCATGTGCAAAGGAATACCATTCCATTGCGTTGACAACTCGACACCATGAATAAAACTAAGTCCATGTTCAGAAGCTCGCTGACTCGCCTCTGCAATGCCATCTAATGTGTCATGATCAGTAAGAGCAAACAAGGAAACGCCCTGCTCAACGGCAAGATCGACAAGTTCCGTTGGCGATAAACGACCATCTGAACGCGTAGAGTGTGTATGTAAATCGACTTTTCGATAACTTGCTGCTTCAGGCATAGATTGGCTGTTCTTTAAAAGGAATGGTGGTTATCATAAGTCCAGCATACATACATTTAAGTATACATTCACTGGATTTTTATATGAAAATACTGTTCGACTTCCTTCCTATTGTTATCTTCTTCGTTGTTTATAAAATGACAGGCAATATCATTTTAGCAACAGCTATCTTGATCCCCGCCACCATACTTCAAGTGGGTTTCACTTGGTTCAAAAACAGAACAGTAGAAAAGATGCACTTGGTTTCTCTGGCATTAGTTGTACTGCTAGGTGGAGCAACAGTTCTACTTGGAGACGGTGATTTTATTAAATGGAAGCCAACAATTGTAAATGGTTTGTTTGCGATTGCATTTTTAGGCAGTCAATTCATTGGTGATAAAAACATTATTCAACGTATGATGGGTGATAAATTAGATTTACCTTTCAAGGTATGGCGAACATTAAACCTTGCATGGGTTGGCTTTTTCATTATATCTGGTGTCACCAATTTATATGTCGCGTTTTCATATAGCGAAGAAATTTGGGTAGATTTTAAATTGTTCGGTTTATTAGGAATGACCATTGTATTTATCATACTACAAGGCATTTATTTATCATCGCATTTGCAAAATAAGGAATAACAATGCTGTACTCAATTATTGGTGAAGATGTAGCAAACAGCCTTAGCGCTCGCATGCAGGCTCGCCCTGCTCACTTAGCTCGATTGGAGGCCCTACAAAATGAGGGTCGCTTAGTATTAGCTGGACCAAATCCAGCCATCGACTCAGAAAATCCAGGCGATGCGGGCTTTAGTGGCAGTGTTGTTATTGCTGAGTTTGCCAGCCTTGAAGAAGCGAAATCTTGGGCAGACGCAGACCCTTACGTAGCCGCTGGCGTTTATGAAAATGTGACTGTTAAGCCGTTCAAGCAAGTTTTTCCGAACGCCTAAAAGAAACACCCGCTAACCCTTCCCTTGAAGCTTTTAGCCCCTCCCTCTGCTAAGGGGGAGGCTGGGAGGGCGTTATTTCTTCACATCCGAATGCCCAAGATCTCGTTCAGGGTCAATCACATCCCGCATTCTCTGCTTTAGTACTTTCGCTTCTGGAAAACCGTCTTCTTTTTTACGGCACCAAATTTCTTCTCCATTCACCCTAACTTTAAAGATCCCACCTTGGGTTGGTATCAATGTGACGCTCTTGATATCGTCATCAAAGGTTGTCAATAGCTCTTGGGATAACCATGCCGCACGCAACATCCAACGACATAAGGTACAATATTCAATTTCTACGGCTGCAGTTCGCATTCGCTTTTTCTCCAAAATTTTCACTCGACGTCTTGGAACGTCAAGACATACCCAATACTATTGCCCATACATTTAATTAGGAAGTAGCACTATGCGTAAATATCTTATCACTGGTCTGGCTTTATTCACCCTTTGCTCCCAAGTAAACGCCACCGAAGTGGATATTGTAACAAATCAAGGTTCGATTCGAGTTGATCTAAATGATGAAGCCGCACCAAAATCTGTTGCTAACTTTCTTCGTTACGCCGATGAAGGTTTCTATAACGACACGATTTTCCATCGCGTTATTCGTGGTTTTATGGTTCAGGGCGGTGGCTTTACGAAAGACCTAGAACGAAAAACAACCCATCAAGCCGTTGCCTATGAAGGTGACAATGGCTTGGCTAATAATCGTGGCACACTTGCCATGGCGCGTACACAAGATCCGAACAGCGCCACATCGCAGTTCTTTATCAATCAAGTTGATAACACCTTTTTGAATGACGGTGCCCGCGGTGCGGCCGGCTACACTGTTTTTGGCAAGGTCATTTCGGGAATGGATATCGTTGATGCCATCTCTGCTGTACCAACCTCTACAGTTGGTCCCTACCAAAATGTCCCAAAGACACCAGTTATTATCGAGAGCATCACGCGTGTTAACTAGTTACCAGTTGGAATCCCCTGCATTAAGTTGGGGTGAGGATGGCGCGCCTCACTCCAACCAGTTTGACGATGTTTATTTTGACAAAGAGTCAGGACTGGAAGAAACACGCCACGTTTTTTTAAAAAACAATCAGTTAAGCGAACGCTGGGCATCACTTCAAAAAAACGCCTTCGTGATTGCTGAAACAGGCTTTGGTACAGGGCTAAATTTTTTATGTGCATGGCAGGCTTTTTTAGTCGAGGCGGGCAGCGATAAACAGTTGCACTTCATCTCGGTCGAAAAATATCCCATGACCAAAAGCATGCTGACTGACGCATTAAAAATGTGGCCATCTATAAGCCATTTTAGTCAGCAACTAATCGATGCCTACCCAGAGGTGTGCCATGGCTTCCATCGCATTGAATTAGAACAAGGGCGAATCCAATTAACGCTTTGGTTTGGTGAAGCAGAAAACGGTTTCGCGGCGCTTGATGCAGACGTCGATGCTTGGTTTTTAGATGGTTTTGCACCAAGTAAAAACCCTGAAATGTGGTCTGATAACCTATTTCACCATATCCATCGCCTTAGCCACCAAGGCACGACCTGCTCAACCTTTACCGCAGCAGGTATTGTACGTAGAGGGTTACAAAGCGTTGGCTTTGACGTGCGCAAAGTAAAAGGCTTTGGCCAGAAAAGAGAAATGACCGTTGGCGTTCTAAACACCACAACAGCCCCATTGACTGAACGCATGTCTCAGGGACAATCTTGGTTCAACCTTCGCCAAGATGACACTCAAGACATCACTAAGGTATTGGTCGTGGGTGCTGGACTAGCAGGTGCCAATACAGCTTACGCTCTTGCTAAACAAGGCATACAAGTCGAGGTATGGGAACAAGGTGACTGTATTGCTGGCGGCGCGTCAGGTAACCCTCAAGGAATGCTTTACCCTAAATTGGCTGCGCAGGACACACCCGTAAATCGTTTTTATCTATCCGCTTATCTACATGCGACTCGCTTATATTCCAGCCTAGATACAAACAAACAATTCTGGGACGCCTGCGGATTAATACAAATACCGAAGCACGATAAAGAAGCCGAACGCTTTCAAAAGTTGCTCAATGAAAAGCTATACCCTGAAACTATTTTGCAAGCCTCAAAAGACAGAGAAGGCAGTTTACTCTTACCGCTATCTGGCTGGGTCGTTCTGACAGAGCTTTGCAAGACTCTTTTGTCTCATGACAATATTAAGGTTTGCTTAAACACTAAGCTTGAAGACCTTTCTGCCATCAAGACAAATGATCAAACTATTGGCTGGCAGGCTCGATCTGCCGATCTTAAAACTGACTTCTCTCATGTAGTGCTTTGTACAGCCAATGACACCAAAGCCTTAGACATGACACCAAATATGCCAGACTATCCGATTCGGGGGCAAGTCTCGTTTATTGATATAGAAAAAGCCAAGTCAGCGTGCGAAGCCATGGGAGAATCTGCCGATAAAATAAATTTCGACAAAGTACTTTGTGAGTTTGGCTATGTTTCCCCGTCAATAAATGGCTTGCTGCATTTTGGCTCCACTTACGATCTAAAAGATCAAGATGGCCAAGTAAGAGAAGAAGGACACAAACGAAACTTAGCTATTTTGGAAAGCCTGCTTTTATTACCAAAAGAGACTTTTAATAGTGAAGACTGCGGAGGACGAGTATCTTTTAGATGTGCTGTACCAGATTACACACCAATTGTTGGCCCTGTTCAATCGGAAGACATCTATCAGCAAGCTTACTCAAGCCTAACCAAGAACGCTAAATGGCAAAGCAATAACATTGCCGAGCCGATAAAGCAGCTCTATATCAATATTGGACATGGATCGAGAGGACTTATTTCAACACCATTAAGCGGCAGTTATATCGCCAGCTTAATTACGGGAACTCCTTCTCCTTTAGAACAACAAGTAAGCCATAGACTGCACCCAAGCCGTTTTATCATTCGCGACCTAAGACGAAGCCTTTAACATGGCACACTTTATTCACTGCATTGCTCATGAAAACGCAATGCAGTGATGCATGCCACACTATTTCCTTATGACTCAAACAACTCACAAGCACTTGGAATGAGCTCAACGAATCGATTAGAAGTTTGAGGTCGGAATACATATCGATTAAGTTCTGGCAATAAAGCTCGTAACTTATCACTCAGTTGAAGCAAACTTGGATTAATTGGCTCATAAGGATAAACGTGATCCTGTAGGCTCAATTTATGCAATTCATCAAGTTCATCCTGCAATATGCCCTTCATCGCAAAAAAGCGATCTTTCTGATTAATATCATTGGTTTCCCAATAAGCATCGGAAAACGCAGTATTTAATTCATAAAAGATATGCAATGCATCAGCAACATTTTTTTTAGACATATTATCTCCATCTTTTTGAGCAATCTTCACATTGCCCCTTGTAATGTTTAACCCTAACCTTATAACCTACATTCTAAACGTGAATCGATATAGGTGAATACCCCTTGAGTACAACAATGCGTCATGCCGTGACTTCTGACAATTTATGGTCATCCTTACAGATGGAAGCAGAAAAGCTTGCCCAAGATGAACCTATTTTAGCCAGTTATTTCAACACCACTATTTTGCGCCATGAATCATTGTGTTCTGCTTTAAGCTTTTTACTCGCTAGTAAGCTAGACAGCATATCAATTCCCGCTATGGTATTACGAGAAGTATTCGAAGAAGCCATGGCAGATACTCACTCTGGCATTGTCAGATGCATCGAGCAAGATATTTTAGCGATAAAAGAAAGAGATGCCGCTTGCGACACTCTTACAACACCTTTGCTATTTTTTAAAGGCTTCCACGCCTTGCAAACTCATCGAGTAGCAAACTGGCTATGGAAAAACAACCGAAAAAGTTTAGCTTTGTACCTTCAGGGGCAAATGTCCATGGTGTTTAGTGTTGATATCCACCCTGCGGCAACAATCGGCTGCGGTGTCATGTTAGATCATGCCACAGGCCTTGTGGTTGGCGAAACCTGTGTTATTGAAGACAACGTATCTATTTTGCAATCGGTTACTCTAGGCGGTACAGGTAAAGAGCACGGGGATCGTCACCCTAAGATTCGCACTGGTGTATTAATTGGCGCCGGGGCAAAAATCCTTGGCAACATTGAAATTGGCGAAGGGGCAAAAATTGGTGCAGGTAGCGTGGTGTTAGAAGCCGTAGAACATCACACTACAGTCGCTGGCGTTCCAGCAAAAGTAGTTGGTCGTAATATGGGAGAAGACCCATCAAGAGCCATGGATCACAATATCAATCATTGTGTTCGAGAGTGCACTGAATAGCGAAACAGCAAAAGACTTTTACACGACGTTACAGTAGTCGTGCGCATTACGACCTCACATGAGGTCGTAATGACTTAAGTCGCTCTTAGGAATCATCTTTATGGTTTCGCTCTCTGTATCAAATAACAGAACCGCTTCCCCGCTTCGCAACGATCGCAACGCCTGCTCGCGCTTTTGCGCTGCCGACAAATCATAATCGCCATAATCCGTGCCATCACGCGACACAATATCATCTAAAATGGTTTCTAAGGTGTCCGACGCTAACGAATCATAAGGTATTAAAGTATCCAATTAGATCGCTCCATGTTGAGTTAGCAAATTAATCACACCTGCTTCATCAATGATAGGCACGTTAAGAGACTGTGCTTTAGTGAGCTTTGAGCCAGCTTTTTCACCCGCAACAAGACAATCTGTTTTTGCAGAAACCGACCCACTCACTTTTGCGCCTAATGCTTGCAACTTGTCTTTTACTTGATCGCGGCTAAATTGATTCAATGACCCCGTTACCACATAGGTTTTGCCCGAAAGCGGTAATTCATCAACAGATACTTGATGCTTTTTCTCCCAGACAACACCCGCCTCTAACAGACCTTTAATGGTGTCTCGGTTCAATTCCTGATCAAAAAACAAACGTACATGTTGAGCAACAATAGGCCCCACATCTTCCACTTCTACTAAGGCTTCTTGATCTGCCGCCATTAGATCATCCAACTCGGTAAAGTAACTGGTTAACGCTCGCGCCGTGGCTTCACCTACTTCACGAATACCCAATGAATAGATAAAGCGATTAAATTGCGTGCTCTTTGCTGTCTCAATAGAGGCAAGCAGCTTCTCAACTGATTTTTGCCCCATGCGCTCCATAGACAATATTGTGTCTTTTTTCGCTTCTAGGGTGAAAATGTCGACTGGCGTTTTGACCAACTCTTGATCCACCAGCTGCTCTATCAACTTATCGCCTAGGCCATCAATATCCATTGCTTTACGAGAAACAAAATGCTTGAGAGACTCTTTTAGCTGCGCACCACACACCAAACCGCCAGTACAGCGAATGACAGCTTCGCCTTCGACTTGTTCAAGGTCCGAACCACAAACTGGGCAAGCTTCAGGAAAAACAACCTCTGTCGCATCGTCAGGGCGCTTATCAAGCACGACTTGAACAACTTTAGGAATCACGTCGCCAGCGCGATGCACTATTACGAAATCATTGACTTTCACCCCCAAGCGAGCGATCTCATCTTTGTTGTGCAAAGTGGCATTAGAAACGGTTACCCCACCAACAAACACAGGCTCTAAACGTGCAACAGGCGTAATAGCGCCAGTACGGCCCACTTGGAAATCAACACCTAACACTCGGGTCATTTCTTCCTGCGCCGGAAACTTTCTAGCTATCGCCCAACGCGGTGCTCGGGCAATAAAGCCCAGCTGATTCTGCAGAGCAATTTGATCTACTTTATAAACAATGCCATCTATGTCATAGGATAAATCAGCACGTTTTTCATTAAGCATTTCGTAATACTCAATGCAGCCTTGCGCGCCCTCCGCTTTTGCCATTAGGTCATTGGTACGAAAGCCCCACTCACTTAACTGCAGCAAACCTTCATAATGACTTGTCGGTTGATCCCAACCTTCGACATAGCCAATGGAATAAGCACACATAACAAGTGGGCGTTTGGCCGTTATTTTTGGATCAAGCTGACGTAAGCTGCCCGCCGCCGCATTACGAGGATTAACAAAAGTTTTTTCGCCTTGCTCTACCGCCAATGCATTAAGCTTTTCAAAACCATCTTTTGGCATATAGATCTCGCCGCGAACTTCCAACACCGCTGGCGGTGTTTTCGTGCGCAACTTTAAAGGTACGGAGTAAATCGTTTTGATATTAGAAGTAATGTCTTCGCCAGACAAACCATCACCACGAGTGACACCTCGCACCAAACGGCCACCCTCATAACGCAAACTAATCGCCAAGCCATCCAATTTAGGCTCACAGCAATAGGTGACATGATCTGCATTAAGCAACTTACCAATACGCTGGTCGAAATCAGACAGTGACTCATTGTCAAAAGCATTATCTAAGGACAACATAGGGACTGTGTGCGCAACATTAGCAAAACCGCTGTCCGGCTTTTCGCCAACACGCTGAGTTGGAGAGTCGGCCTGAATCCAATCTGGATGCTCGTGCTCTATAGCTTGAAGCTGACGATAATCTCGGTCGTACACGGCATCTGGGACGATTGGTTCATCTTTTACATGATAAGCATAGCTGTAATCGTTAAGTTGCTGGATTAGATCCAGCATGTGCTGATGCGTCATGTTTGTCTCTTGGCTCATAGATAAATAAACTCGAATTTAATTCTTATGACAGGTCTAAAGCAACCAAGGCCCCTTAGGGCCTTGGTTCGTATTACTGTTTGTTGCGCATTAACCGGCGGCGCTCAAAATCACGTATTCGTTGACGACAATGAGCAATGGTTTGATCGCTCATTGGAGAGCGTCGCTCATCACGCAACTCACCACCAAGGTTACGTACTAAGGTCTGAGCGGTTTCAAGCATAAAATCAAACGCTTTCATGCTATTTTTTGGACCAGGCAAGCCCATAAAGAAGCTTACGCCTGGGCAATCTGTTTCACCCATGGTGTCTAAATCGAATGTGCCCGGCTCAATGGCATTTGCCATACTGAACTGCACTCGACCGCGATCAAAACCATCTTCATGACGATGGAAAATATCCATTTCGCCATAGCGCATTCCGCAATTCAAAATCAGTTGAAGCAATTCCATACCTGAGTAATTTTGCTCTTCAGGTGCAAAAATATTGATGACGATAACTTCTTCAATTTCCGCAACGCTATTATCTTCGTAATCACCTTCGTCAAGATCATCAACCACTCCGTTAGGCGTCACTTGATCAATATCAACCTCAGAATAATTACGCTCATAATCTTCATCGACTTGACCGTCGTAATCATTCGATGTCTCTGTCACAAAGTCTAAATCAAGCTCATCTTGCTCGTAGTCTTGCTCATAAAAGCCATCATCAGAGTAGTTTTGCTCAGAGACAGCGGAATCGCCAAAGTCTCGCTCAGGCACTAAAGAAGCCAACTCATCAAGGTGCATTTCTTCATCTCGATCCAACTCGGGACCAGAATCCACTTTATGAGGAACATCCGTTAAAGGCGCTTTTGCGGTTTTTCTAGCATTCTCAAAGGCATTGATAATTGGATCATGCGACGATTTCACTCGCTCCCCTGAAGGTATATTACCATATCCGACAGCAGAACCTTGACGCACAGGTACATCATCTGAATCATCTAGATCAGTGAAATCGTTATCTGCTTGGGCATATTCCTGCCCTTTTTTATACCGACGAAATCCATCTATGAGGATAACGACAATAATGACGACCCCAATCAAGATTAGCCACTCACGCAAGCTAAATTCCATTACTTATTCCGATTTGCATCAATTAATGTTGTTCGTATTATCAAACGAAGCGGCCTAGGATTCAATTACAAGGCGACCTTGATTACGAAAATCTCTTTATGATTTGTAAGTAAACCATGCTTTGTACCGATAATTCGACCTTTTGTAAGATCATTGTCATTAATATTCGCCAATTTAACCACTAAATCCACTTTATCGACTTCTGCCAAGGTCTCCGTTGGCATTAAGGAATCGAGATTGGTTAACAAAATAGGCTGGGCTAAATCCTCAGGAAACACTCTTTGAATAGCAACGGGCATTTTTTGCCCTTTCACTACCGCATAAACCAACAACACATCGTCATTATGCCATGTCAACTTACTGGCATCCCACTCGATCTTAACCGCTAACTGATCGGTAATAATAGGTGCGACTTGCTGATAATCAATTCGACCTAATTCTCGGGCTTTACTGATCGCAGACAACAAGGCTAAACGCTCTGTTGAATGTCTACTGTAGCGGATCGCTTCCTGCCAAGCCAATACAGCCCCTAAATAATTTTGTTGCGAAAAATTTGCCACGCCTTTTAAGTCCAGCGCGGTGGCTTGGGTCGGTGCAACTTGTAAAATGGCGTCCACGACTTTTAACATTTTCGTTGAGCTTTGACCGCCATTGGCATAAAAAACTGCCTGCGCGTATTCCACCAGCAGGTTCACTCGATTCTCAGCATTTTTTGGTAATTTACCTAACGCAGTTTCAAATGCAAAAACAGCCTCTTGGTACTTTTCAGCACTGACATAATCCGTCGCTAGATAATACCAATCCTCAACTCTGCCATAGCGTTCACTGCGATATTTTAAAAAATCACTTACTTTCTGCGGAGTTAACTGTTGTGTTTGCAAATCTTGTGTAAAAACAACCTCTTTTGAATAACCAATCTGCTGATAAAGACTAACACTGCCTAAAACAGCTACAACCACTACCGAAAGCATGACCCAGCGAGCAAAAAAAGTATCATTTTTAAAAAAGCGTTTTTGTCCACCATCAACAGACTGCATTTCAGCATCAAGATCACGTAACAGCTGTGAAGATTCACTAGGCGTTAATCGCCCCGCTTCCTCTTCTTGCACAATTTCTTTTCGACGCACCAGCGCAAATGTCTGCGCACCTTTACCATTTAAACCACGATCAAAAGGACGAATCATGGAGCCAAAAAGATACACTAGGCTCAACACTATCATAGTGGCCATCACCAAATACGCGACCATCATAAATCCCGTCCTCGTCGTTTACGGCTTGTCATTACAACAGCGACAAAAGCCAGAAGCCCTATTCCAAGCAAAATAAATGGCCCATACCAAAGTAAAAAAGTGGCGGTCGAGTGCTGTGGGCGATACAAAACAAAAGAGCCATAACGCGCCACCATATAATCCACAATTTCCTGATCCGTTTTACCTTGCTCTATCATTTGATGGACAAGCTCCCGAAGATCAACAGCGATACCTGAACCTGAGTCCGCCAAGTTTTGATTCTGACATTTCGGGCAGCGTAATTCTTCAACCAAGCTTTGATAGCGGATTTTATTCAACTCTGAGCTAAAGGACATTTGCTCTTGCGCAAAAACAGATAGAGAAAAAGTCACCATGACAGATAAGAAAACACCTTTAATAAACATCATTTCATGTAGCCCTTTATTTCAGGCCAATTTTCAGCGTTAATCACTCCCTGATGTCTATAAACAACCACCCCAGAACGATCAACAACAAAAGTTTCAGGCGCACCTGTCACGCCCATATCAACACCGAAGTTACCGATCTCATCCATTAATATGGCTTGATAAGGATTGCCTTTTTGCTCTAGCCATTGCTTTGCAGGCGCTTTCTCATCTTTGTAATCGATACCAATAATTGGCACCCCCGAATTCGCCAGCGTCATTAAAAAAGGATGCTCGACATGACAGGCAGGACACCAAGTTCCCCAGAAATTAATCAAATAAGGCGTATTCGGTAAATCCTCGTGTGTATAAATCTGATCATCTTTCAATGACACCAAGGTAAAGTCAGGCACTTTTTTTCCAACCAAGGCCGAAGGCATATACTGGGCATCTTTGCCAAGCTGCAAATAAAACACCACGCCTAGCACCAAAAAAACTGCCAACGGCATAAAAAACAGCAACTTGCGCATGGCTACACTCCTGCTCGTTTTCGATAACGTTTATCTAATGCGGCTAACAAACCACCCGCCATCATCATCAAACCACCCAGCCAAATCCAACGCACAAAAGATTTCACGTAAATTCGTACGCCCCAAGCAGAATCATCTAGCCTTTCGCCCAAGGAAACATACAGATCACGAGTAAACCCAGCATCCAGTGCCGCTTCCGTCATGACTTGCTGACGAGTGGAAAAGAAGCGTTTTTCTGGATGAAGAACAGCAACAGCTTCACCCGCTTCACCCGCTTTATAAGCCGTAAATTGCCCTTTGCTTGCCTCGTAATTTGGCCCTTGCACTTGCTCCATTTGATCAAATTGAAATTCATAGCCTGCGATCGTTGCTTTATCCCCTGGCGATAATCGCAACATAGATTCATCACTATTTACGCTAACCAATACAACTCCTATCAGTGTCACCACCATGCCAAGATGAGCCAACAACATGCCGTAGTAATTTCTGGGCAGTTGTAGAGCACGAGGAATAATACCTTTTGTACCGGCAGACACTTTTCCAAACCAATCAGAGAAAGCTAAGCACACCACCCAGAAAGCCACCACTAAACTCAACCAAGTGATAAAGCCAAACTCATAGCGATACACAACTAAACTGGCCAGCGAAATAGCGACGCCTGCTGCGACAGCACATACCTTAAAGAACACACTAAATTTCGTATAGTGCCATTTAGACAGTGGACCAATCGCCATAAAGACCATCAGCAACAGCGCAATTGGTGTAAAAACGCTATTAAAATACGGCGCACCAACAGAAATTTTCCCTAGGTCTAATGCATCAAATATCAACGGATACAAGGTACCTAACAAAACAGTAAGCGTCAGAACCGTTAGTAAGATGTTATTGAGCAGCAACCATGCTTCTCGCCCCGTGGCACCAAAAGACACAGATGAACGCACCTCTGCCGCTCGGATCGCATATAACAACAAACTGCCACCAACAAGCACCAAGAGTAA from Marinomonas rhizomae harbors:
- a CDS encoding peptidylprolyl isomerase encodes the protein MRKYLITGLALFTLCSQVNATEVDIVTNQGSIRVDLNDEAAPKSVANFLRYADEGFYNDTIFHRVIRGFMVQGGGFTKDLERKTTHQAVAYEGDNGLANNRGTLAMARTQDPNSATSQFFINQVDNTFLNDGARGAAGYTVFGKVISGMDIVDAISAVPTSTVGPYQNVPKTPVIIESITRVN
- a CDS encoding PHP domain-containing protein — its product is MPEAASYRKVDLHTHSTRSDGRLSPTELVDLAVEQGVSLFALTDHDTLDGIAEASQRASEHGLSFIHGVELSTQWNGIPLHMVALDFSLDNVALLSIVNENQAIRLDRARRIADLLVKQGLPDLYDEAVALAGESQLGRPHFATLLVEKGFVKDTNKAFDRYLGNKKLGQLRDVWPELEDVLVALSGQGVELVLAHPKRYPLTVTKLKRLLGDFKKWGGTGLEVVSGNERPDSVRLLERLSREFDLKASVGSDYHGPFGPWMQVGKFTQIHESEVDLVWRAWP
- a CDS encoding YheU family protein, yielding MDTLIPYDSLASDTLETILDDIVSRDGTDYGDYDLSAAQKREQALRSLRSGEAVLLFDTESETIKMIPKSDLSHYDLM
- a CDS encoding septation protein A translates to MKILFDFLPIVIFFVVYKMTGNIILATAILIPATILQVGFTWFKNRTVEKMHLVSLALVVLLGGATVLLGDGDFIKWKPTIVNGLFAIAFLGSQFIGDKNIIQRMMGDKLDLPFKVWRTLNLAWVGFFIISGVTNLYVAFSYSEEIWVDFKLFGLLGMTIVFIILQGIYLSSHLQNKE
- the mnmC gene encoding bifunctional tRNA (5-methylaminomethyl-2-thiouridine)(34)-methyltransferase MnmD/FAD-dependent 5-carboxymethylaminomethyl-2-thiouridine(34) oxidoreductase MnmC; translated protein: MLTSYQLESPALSWGEDGAPHSNQFDDVYFDKESGLEETRHVFLKNNQLSERWASLQKNAFVIAETGFGTGLNFLCAWQAFLVEAGSDKQLHFISVEKYPMTKSMLTDALKMWPSISHFSQQLIDAYPEVCHGFHRIELEQGRIQLTLWFGEAENGFAALDADVDAWFLDGFAPSKNPEMWSDNLFHHIHRLSHQGTTCSTFTAAGIVRRGLQSVGFDVRKVKGFGQKREMTVGVLNTTTAPLTERMSQGQSWFNLRQDDTQDITKVLVVGAGLAGANTAYALAKQGIQVEVWEQGDCIAGGASGNPQGMLYPKLAAQDTPVNRFYLSAYLHATRLYSSLDTNKQFWDACGLIQIPKHDKEAERFQKLLNEKLYPETILQASKDREGSLLLPLSGWVVLTELCKTLLSHDNIKVCLNTKLEDLSAIKTNDQTIGWQARSADLKTDFSHVVLCTANDTKALDMTPNMPDYPIRGQVSFIDIEKAKSACEAMGESADKINFDKVLCEFGYVSPSINGLLHFGSTYDLKDQDGQVREEGHKRNLAILESLLLLPKETFNSEDCGGRVSFRCAVPDYTPIVGPVQSEDIYQQAYSSLTKNAKWQSNNIAEPIKQLYINIGHGSRGLISTPLSGSYIASLITGTPSPLEQQVSHRLHPSRFIIRDLRRSL
- the cysE gene encoding serine O-acetyltransferase encodes the protein MRHAVTSDNLWSSLQMEAEKLAQDEPILASYFNTTILRHESLCSALSFLLASKLDSISIPAMVLREVFEEAMADTHSGIVRCIEQDILAIKERDAACDTLTTPLLFFKGFHALQTHRVANWLWKNNRKSLALYLQGQMSMVFSVDIHPAATIGCGVMLDHATGLVVGETCVIEDNVSILQSVTLGGTGKEHGDRHPKIRTGVLIGAGAKILGNIEIGEGAKIGAGSVVLEAVEHHTTVAGVPAKVVGRNMGEDPSRAMDHNINHCVRECTE
- the ligA gene encoding NAD-dependent DNA ligase LigA; this encodes MTHQHMLDLIQQLNDYSYAYHVKDEPIVPDAVYDRDYRQLQAIEHEHPDWIQADSPTQRVGEKPDSGFANVAHTVPMLSLDNAFDNESLSDFDQRIGKLLNADHVTYCCEPKLDGLAISLRYEGGRLVRGVTRGDGLSGEDITSNIKTIYSVPLKLRTKTPPAVLEVRGEIYMPKDGFEKLNALAVEQGEKTFVNPRNAAAGSLRQLDPKITAKRPLVMCAYSIGYVEGWDQPTSHYEGLLQLSEWGFRTNDLMAKAEGAQGCIEYYEMLNEKRADLSYDIDGIVYKVDQIALQNQLGFIARAPRWAIARKFPAQEEMTRVLGVDFQVGRTGAITPVARLEPVFVGGVTVSNATLHNKDEIARLGVKVNDFVIVHRAGDVIPKVVQVVLDKRPDDATEVVFPEACPVCGSDLEQVEGEAVIRCTGGLVCGAQLKESLKHFVSRKAMDIDGLGDKLIEQLVDQELVKTPVDIFTLEAKKDTILSMERMGQKSVEKLLASIETAKSTQFNRFIYSLGIREVGEATARALTSYFTELDDLMAADQEALVEVEDVGPIVAQHVRLFFDQELNRDTIKGLLEAGVVWEKKHQVSVDELPLSGKTYVVTGSLNQFSRDQVKDKLQALGAKVSGSVSAKTDCLVAGEKAGSKLTKAQSLNVPIIDEAGVINLLTQHGAI
- a CDS encoding SelT/SelW/SelH family protein, producing the protein MRTAAVEIEYCTLCRWMLRAAWLSQELLTTFDDDIKSVTLIPTQGGIFKVRVNGEEIWCRKKEDGFPEAKVLKQRMRDVIDPERDLGHSDVKK
- a CDS encoding YciI family protein; amino-acid sequence: MLYSIIGEDVANSLSARMQARPAHLARLEALQNEGRLVLAGPNPAIDSENPGDAGFSGSVVIAEFASLEEAKSWADADPYVAAGVYENVTVKPFKQVFPNA
- the zipA gene encoding cell division protein ZipA; amino-acid sequence: MEFSLREWLILIGVVIIVVILIDGFRRYKKGQEYAQADNDFTDLDDSDDVPVRQGSAVGYGNIPSGERVKSSHDPIINAFENARKTAKAPLTDVPHKVDSGPELDRDEEMHLDELASLVPERDFGDSAVSEQNYSDDGFYEQDYEQDELDLDFVTETSNDYDGQVDEDYERNYSEVDIDQVTPNGVVDDLDEGDYEDNSVAEIEEVIVINIFAPEEQNYSGMELLQLILNCGMRYGEMDIFHRHEDGFDRGRVQFSMANAIEPGTFDLDTMGETDCPGVSFFMGLPGPKNSMKAFDFMLETAQTLVRNLGGELRDERRSPMSDQTIAHCRQRIRDFERRRLMRNKQ